In the Gymnodinialimonas sp. 202GB13-11 genome, one interval contains:
- a CDS encoding winged helix-turn-helix domain-containing protein, translating into MVLTLSNNQARRLFLDRHALMEAPSGPAKGAALADLVHRLGFVQVDSVNTFARAHDLILWSRRQSYRPESLRWINDRGRATFEHWTHDASKIPMAFYPMWRMRFDRDRARLHAKWKDWHGQGFHAEIDKVLAHVRDHGACCTTDLAEDEAEKSTGWWDWRPSKVALEYLWRAGDLAVTKRQGFRKFYDLSERVIPPEYLNARMTDEEIVDWGCSAALDRLGFATSGELAAFFDLVRPQDAKAWAAQALADGRLVEVDVTCVDGRVRRSLAWPDVGDRMADLPDPSPRVRILSPFDPALRDRNRAERLFGFHYRIEIFVPAPKRRYGYYVFPVMEGARLIGRIDMAREGEVLAVRAFWPENKVRMGQGRVARLTAELERAARFGGCGALRFSDGWLKDTLPAN; encoded by the coding sequence ATGGTTCTGACACTTTCCAACAATCAAGCGCGGCGGCTTTTCTTGGACCGGCACGCTTTGATGGAAGCGCCTTCCGGTCCTGCAAAGGGGGCCGCTCTGGCCGATCTGGTCCATCGCTTGGGCTTCGTGCAGGTCGACAGCGTGAATACCTTTGCGCGCGCCCACGATTTGATCCTGTGGTCGCGACGGCAAAGCTACCGACCCGAAAGTCTGCGTTGGATCAACGATCGGGGCCGTGCCACATTTGAGCATTGGACACACGACGCTTCAAAAATCCCGATGGCGTTCTATCCGATGTGGCGGATGAGGTTTGACCGCGACCGCGCGCGGCTGCACGCGAAATGGAAGGATTGGCACGGGCAGGGCTTTCATGCCGAGATTGACAAGGTTCTTGCGCATGTGCGCGACCATGGCGCGTGTTGCACCACTGACCTGGCTGAGGATGAAGCGGAAAAATCAACAGGTTGGTGGGATTGGCGGCCCTCAAAGGTTGCCCTCGAATACCTGTGGCGGGCCGGGGATTTGGCCGTGACCAAACGGCAGGGCTTTCGCAAGTTCTACGATCTGTCCGAACGGGTTATTCCGCCCGAATACCTCAACGCGCGCATGACCGATGAGGAGATCGTAGATTGGGGCTGTTCGGCGGCGCTTGACCGTTTGGGTTTTGCGACAAGCGGCGAATTGGCTGCTTTCTTTGATTTGGTTCGCCCGCAGGATGCAAAGGCATGGGCCGCGCAAGCCTTGGCCGATGGGCGGTTGGTCGAGGTGGATGTGACGTGCGTGGATGGCCGTGTGCGGCGGTCCTTGGCTTGGCCGGATGTTGGGGATCGCATGGCGGATCTTCCTGATCCCAGCCCGCGCGTTCGGATTTTGTCGCCGTTCGATCCGGCTCTGCGTGACCGCAATCGGGCTGAGCGATTGTTCGGTTTCCATTACCGGATCGAGATTTTCGTGCCCGCCCCCAAAAGGCGCTATGGCTATTACGTATTCCCGGTGATGGAAGGCGCACGGCTGATCGGGCGCATCGACATGGCGAGAGAGGGCGAGGTGCTGGCCGTGCGTGCGTTCTGGCCGGAAAACAAGGTGCGCATGGGGCAGGGCAGAGTAGCACGGCTGACTGCTGAGCTTGAGCGGGCAGCCCGGTTCGGCGGGTGCGGCGCGTTGCGTTTCAGCGACGGCTGGCTGAAGGATACATTGCCGGCCAATTGA
- a CDS encoding CapA family protein has protein sequence MSCTPAGPSGGSCARPDLAFAGDVLLHSLIQTDAAGRPEGFAPAFAPITAALSRAEVTVLNLEGPAARNIGLGNSEIADPGTLYDNRAYTGFPRFNYHPSIAGVLRNVGVDVVQTANNHALDRGGLGVDLTLQALAEAGLPATGTIQRGSEPVWHVTRSVAGRTVAFVACTYSTNGLTNGRSQVLNCYGNRPSIPFLIQTLSATQGIDAVFLLPHWGAEYSARPTARQRRLAQAAADAGATAVVGAHPHVLQPIETLTSRDGRQVPVAYSLGNLISSQWALPRRTGAILYLDLAQDEAGRTIAANARYLPTRVERFAQSGVAVSPAALLPAGGPSLAHARAVLGPRAVGPDGCLID, from the coding sequence GTGTCCTGTACCCCCGCTGGGCCAAGCGGGGGTTCGTGTGCGCGGCCCGACTTGGCCTTTGCTGGCGACGTGTTGCTGCATTCCTTGATCCAAACCGATGCCGCCGGACGACCTGAGGGTTTTGCACCCGCTTTTGCCCCGATCACGGCCGCTTTGTCCCGGGCAGAGGTGACCGTCCTTAACCTTGAAGGGCCTGCTGCGCGCAATATTGGCCTTGGAAACAGCGAAATTGCTGATCCCGGCACGCTCTACGACAACCGTGCTTATACCGGGTTTCCTCGGTTCAACTACCACCCCTCCATCGCCGGTGTGCTGCGCAATGTGGGTGTGGATGTGGTGCAGACCGCAAACAATCACGCCTTGGATCGCGGCGGTCTCGGCGTTGATCTGACGCTTCAGGCGCTTGCGGAGGCCGGTTTGCCGGCCACCGGTACGATCCAGCGCGGGTCGGAGCCTGTTTGGCACGTGACTCGGTCGGTTGCGGGCAGAACTGTTGCCTTCGTGGCTTGCACATATTCAACGAATGGACTGACAAATGGGCGCAGTCAGGTGCTCAATTGTTATGGAAATCGCCCGTCTATTCCCTTCCTCATCCAAACTCTGTCAGCAACACAAGGAATTGACGCCGTTTTCCTGCTTCCCCATTGGGGGGCGGAGTATTCGGCGCGCCCAACCGCCCGCCAGCGCCGTTTGGCCCAAGCCGCAGCCGATGCAGGTGCAACAGCGGTTGTCGGCGCACACCCCCATGTCTTGCAGCCCATCGAAACGCTCACCTCTAGGGACGGGCGGCAGGTTCCCGTGGCGTATTCGCTTGGAAACCTGATATCAAGCCAGTGGGCGTTGCCCCGTCGGACCGGGGCGATCCTTTACCTCGATCTTGCACAGGATGAGGCCGGGCGAACGATTGCCGCCAATGCGCGGTATTTGCCGACCCGTGTGGAACGCTTCGCACAGAGCGGTGTTGCGGTCTCGCCCGCTGCTCTTTTGCCAGCCGGTGGCCCTAGCCTCGCCCATGCACGTGCTGTTCTCGGTCCACGCGCGGTTGGCCCGGATGGGTGTCTGATTGACTAG
- a CDS encoding cupin domain-containing protein, with protein MTEETHETVAHGMQPEDSPELRALYEGFAAQSLIPLWTQLGDLMPMTPAPKAVPHVWKWSDLLPLAEASGELVPVGRGGERRAIGLANPGLAPNAYISPTLWCAIQYLGPRETAPEHRHAQNAFRFVVEGDGVWTVVDGDPVRMSRGDLLLTPGWRFHGHHNDRDAPMAWIDGLDIPFSQQMDVGFFEFGSERVTDYATPNFSRGERLWAHPGLRPLSGLQDTVSSPLCAFRWEHTDRALTEQLLLEDEGQPATVEQGHAAIRYSNPTTGGDVMPTIRCEFHRLREGCETPERREVGSTVFQVFEGRGVVVMAGVEHRLEKGDLFTIPSWVPWRLQAETQFDLFRFSDAPIMERLAFMRTHVDGG; from the coding sequence ATGACGGAAGAGACCCACGAGACCGTAGCCCACGGGATGCAACCCGAAGACAGCCCGGAATTGCGCGCGCTTTACGAGGGCTTCGCCGCGCAATCCCTAATCCCGCTCTGGACGCAACTGGGCGATCTGATGCCCATGACGCCCGCGCCGAAGGCCGTGCCCCATGTCTGGAAATGGTCCGACCTGCTGCCTTTGGCCGAGGCCTCCGGCGAGTTGGTTCCAGTGGGGCGCGGCGGCGAGCGCCGGGCCATCGGCCTCGCCAATCCTGGCCTTGCACCCAACGCCTATATCTCCCCCACCCTGTGGTGCGCGATCCAGTACCTTGGCCCCCGCGAAACCGCGCCCGAACATCGCCACGCGCAGAACGCGTTCCGCTTTGTGGTCGAAGGCGATGGCGTCTGGACCGTGGTGGACGGTGACCCGGTGCGCATGTCGCGTGGTGATCTGCTGCTGACCCCCGGCTGGCGCTTTCACGGCCACCACAATGACCGCGACGCGCCTATGGCGTGGATCGACGGGCTCGATATTCCCTTCTCGCAACAGATGGATGTCGGCTTCTTCGAATTCGGCTCCGAACGGGTGACCGACTACGCCACACCGAACTTCTCGCGCGGCGAGCGGCTTTGGGCGCATCCCGGTCTGCGCCCCCTCTCGGGTCTGCAAGACACCGTTTCCTCGCCGCTTTGCGCGTTCCGGTGGGAACACACCGACCGCGCCCTGACCGAGCAATTGCTGCTGGAGGACGAGGGGCAGCCCGCAACCGTCGAACAGGGCCACGCTGCGATCCGCTACTCGAACCCGACCACGGGCGGAGATGTGATGCCAACGATCCGTTGCGAGTTCCACCGGTTGCGGGAGGGGTGCGAAACGCCGGAACGGCGCGAGGTTGGATCAACCGTGTTCCAAGTCTTCGAGGGGCGCGGTGTGGTAGTGATGGCAGGCGTGGAACATCGGCTGGAGAAAGGCGACTTGTTCACGATCCCGTCTTGGGTCCCGTGGCGACTACAGGCCGAGACGCAATTCGACCTGTTCCGGTTCTCCGACGCCCCGATCATGGAACGGTTGGCCTTCATGCGCACCCATGTCGACGGAGGCTGA
- a CDS encoding 3-hydroxybenzoate 6-monooxygenase, whose translation MKDPILIAGGGIGGLAAAAALAGKGLPSIVLEQSSQLGEIGAGIQIGPNGFHCFDALGIGPQMRETAVFIDALRLMDAQTAEEITRIPLEEDFRKHFGNPYAVVHRAQLHQLLLERCQDSGLVEIRTKHAAIGYSQNGGDVTLQCRDQPDIKGRALIGAEGLRSPIRAQMLADGEPVVSGHTTYRSVIPREVMPEDLRMNAATLWAGPKCHIVHYPLKGGTVFNLVVTYHRDVEEAVSGRPVTHEEVAVGFEHVHPTARAVIEHGRDWKLWVLCDREPVSRWTDGRVALLGDAAHPMLQYFAQGACMAMEDGVALAVALDGADDIEAALKRYQAFRATRTARVQMNSRLIGDYIYHPNDAKAAVRNEVMQAMSPQDWYDQLTWIYRSNGLPPDQGGIAT comes from the coding sequence ATGAAAGACCCCATCCTTATTGCCGGGGGCGGCATTGGAGGTCTGGCCGCAGCGGCGGCGCTTGCTGGCAAGGGCCTGCCGTCGATTGTGTTGGAGCAATCGAGCCAGCTGGGTGAGATCGGTGCCGGTATTCAGATCGGGCCGAACGGGTTTCACTGCTTCGATGCACTCGGCATTGGTCCACAAATGCGCGAAACAGCGGTGTTCATCGACGCTTTACGCCTCATGGATGCCCAAACGGCAGAAGAGATCACACGCATTCCACTGGAAGAGGATTTCCGCAAACATTTCGGCAATCCCTATGCGGTTGTGCACCGAGCTCAACTGCACCAGCTTTTGCTGGAGCGCTGCCAAGACAGCGGCTTGGTGGAAATCCGAACGAAACACGCGGCAATCGGCTATTCCCAGAACGGGGGCGACGTCACCCTCCAGTGCCGCGATCAGCCGGACATCAAAGGTCGCGCATTGATTGGGGCCGAGGGATTGCGATCCCCAATCCGGGCGCAAATGCTGGCGGATGGTGAACCGGTGGTCTCGGGCCACACGACCTATCGCTCGGTCATCCCGCGTGAGGTGATGCCTGAGGATTTGCGAATGAATGCCGCAACGCTCTGGGCCGGGCCGAAATGCCATATCGTGCACTACCCATTGAAAGGCGGCACCGTCTTCAACCTTGTCGTCACCTATCACCGGGATGTGGAGGAGGCCGTCTCGGGCCGCCCCGTCACCCACGAAGAGGTCGCGGTGGGCTTTGAACATGTCCACCCAACCGCCCGTGCCGTTATTGAACACGGGCGCGACTGGAAGCTGTGGGTCTTGTGTGACCGTGAGCCGGTCAGCCGTTGGACCGATGGCCGCGTGGCCTTGCTTGGCGATGCAGCCCATCCAATGCTGCAATACTTCGCGCAAGGGGCCTGCATGGCGATGGAGGACGGTGTCGCGCTCGCCGTCGCTTTGGACGGCGCTGACGATATCGAAGCTGCGTTGAAGCGGTACCAGGCCTTCCGCGCGACCCGCACCGCGCGAGTGCAGATGAACTCCCGCCTGATCGGCGACTACATCTACCACCCCAACGACGCGAAAGCCGCTGTGCGAAACGAGGTGATGCAAGCCATGAGCCCGCAAGACTGGTATGATCAACTGACGTGGATTTACCGCTCCAACGGGCTGCCACCGGATCAAGGAGGGATCGCAACATGA
- a CDS encoding mannitol dehydrogenase family protein has protein sequence MKDLTPALPLARASLGSLPSDVEVPNYTRADLSPGIVHIGLGNFHRAHQAWYLHRLMQQGQALDWAIIGAGVRPYDAAMRERLLGQDCLTTLIELSPTSSKAEVTGAMIDYLPIEEGNGALIAQMANPAIRIVSLTVTEGGYYLNPVTGGFDAAHPDMAHDAAVPQEPVTAFGAMVEALRLRRDEGHGPFTGQSCDNLQGNGAILRQTIVGLARLSDPDLADWIDANVSFPNSMVDSIVPATGPDELALARRFGVDDAAPVTHENYRQWVIEDDFCAGRPRWEDVGATITPDVHAYEAMKIRILNAGHQVLANAGELLGCDTIAECMNDADIAPFWRKVEADGIAPYVEPVPGMTPTAYVALIERRFANPAIKDTTRRVAFDGSSRHTGFVLPILREAIGAGQSVEALALVEALWARMCFGTRDDGSVIEANDPAWDALNAAAVAAKDEPSAWLAQDHIYGELANNADFAKAFDGWLTMIWAKGTRQTLKSFAS, from the coding sequence ATGAAAGACTTGACCCCTGCCCTTCCGCTAGCCCGCGCTTCGCTTGGGTCTTTGCCCTCGGACGTTGAGGTGCCAAACTATACCCGCGCGGACCTGTCGCCGGGCATCGTGCATATCGGATTGGGCAATTTTCACCGCGCTCACCAGGCTTGGTATCTGCACCGTTTGATGCAGCAGGGGCAGGCGCTGGATTGGGCGATCATCGGTGCCGGTGTCCGGCCATACGATGCCGCGATGCGTGAGCGTCTGTTGGGGCAGGATTGCCTGACGACCCTGATTGAGCTGTCTCCGACATCCTCAAAAGCTGAAGTGACCGGGGCAATGATCGACTATCTGCCGATCGAAGAGGGCAATGGCGCATTGATTGCGCAGATGGCCAATCCCGCGATCCGCATCGTGTCGCTCACCGTGACCGAGGGCGGCTATTACCTGAACCCAGTGACAGGCGGTTTTGATGCGGCACACCCTGACATGGCCCACGACGCTGCCGTTCCACAGGAGCCAGTGACAGCCTTCGGCGCGATGGTCGAGGCGCTGCGCCTGCGTCGCGATGAAGGGCACGGCCCCTTTACCGGCCAGAGTTGTGACAACTTGCAGGGCAATGGTGCGATCCTTCGCCAGACCATTGTAGGGCTTGCCCGCTTGTCGGATCCCGACTTGGCCGATTGGATTGACGCCAATGTCAGCTTCCCCAATTCCATGGTGGACTCCATCGTACCTGCCACTGGCCCTGATGAATTGGCGCTAGCGCGCAGATTCGGGGTGGATGATGCCGCGCCCGTCACCCATGAAAATTACCGCCAGTGGGTCATCGAAGATGATTTCTGCGCGGGGCGCCCCCGTTGGGAGGACGTGGGCGCAACCATTACGCCGGATGTGCATGCCTATGAGGCCATGAAAATCCGCATCCTGAACGCCGGTCATCAGGTTTTGGCGAATGCCGGTGAACTTCTTGGCTGCGATACAATTGCCGAGTGTATGAACGACGCCGACATCGCGCCGTTCTGGCGCAAGGTCGAAGCCGACGGTATTGCGCCTTACGTGGAGCCTGTCCCCGGCATGACCCCTACAGCCTATGTGGCGTTGATCGAGCGGCGTTTTGCCAATCCCGCGATCAAGGACACGACACGGCGTGTGGCCTTCGACGGATCATCCCGTCATACAGGTTTCGTGTTGCCGATCCTGCGAGAAGCGATTGGCGCCGGGCAATCGGTTGAGGCGCTTGCGCTTGTCGAGGCACTATGGGCGCGGATGTGTTTTGGGACGCGCGACGATGGCTCGGTGATCGAGGCAAATGATCCGGCTTGGGATGCACTCAACGCGGCTGCCGTTGCTGCCAAGGACGAGCCTTCGGCTTGGCTGGCGCAGGACCACATCTATGGAGAATTGGCGAATAATGCTGACTTCGCCAAGGCATTTGATGGCTGGTTGACGATGATCTGGGCAAAAGGCACGCGTCAAACGCTTAAGTCGTTCGCTTCCTAA
- a CDS encoding L-iditol 2-dehydrogenase, which yields MTRLVGKCALITGAARGIGRAFAETYLREGAQVVIADIDLERARKTATEIGARAVQMDVSDVASIEAGVAEAVGQLGQIDILINNAAIFTAAPIVEISEADYARCFDINVKGTLFTMQAVAKHMVERGEGGKIINMASQAGRRGEPLVGVYCATKAAVISLTQSAGLNLIKHGINVNAIAPGVVDGEHWDGVDAFFAKYENKKPGQKKREVGEAVPFGRMGVAEDLTGMAVFLATREADYIVSQCFNVDGGQWMS from the coding sequence ATGACCCGATTGGTTGGCAAATGCGCATTGATCACCGGTGCCGCACGCGGCATCGGGCGGGCATTTGCCGAGACCTATCTGCGCGAAGGGGCGCAGGTGGTCATTGCCGATATAGACCTCGAGCGCGCGCGTAAGACCGCTACAGAGATCGGCGCGCGCGCGGTTCAAATGGATGTCTCTGATGTGGCCAGCATCGAGGCGGGCGTTGCCGAAGCCGTTGGGCAATTGGGGCAGATCGATATCCTGATCAACAACGCGGCCATCTTTACGGCCGCCCCGATCGTTGAGATTTCCGAGGCAGACTACGCCCGCTGCTTTGACATCAATGTCAAAGGCACGCTCTTTACCATGCAGGCCGTCGCCAAGCACATGGTTGAGCGCGGTGAAGGCGGAAAGATCATCAACATGGCCAGTCAGGCAGGGCGTCGTGGCGAACCGCTTGTCGGCGTTTACTGCGCCACCAAAGCTGCCGTGATCAGCCTCACTCAATCGGCCGGCCTGAACCTGATCAAGCATGGGATCAATGTGAACGCAATCGCGCCCGGTGTGGTGGATGGCGAGCATTGGGACGGCGTGGATGCATTCTTCGCCAAGTATGAGAACAAGAAACCTGGACAGAAAAAGCGCGAAGTGGGCGAAGCCGTGCCCTTCGGGCGTATGGGCGTGGCTGAGGATCTGACCGGTATGGCCGTGTTCCTCGCAACCCGCGAGGCAGACTATATCGTCAGTCAGTGTTTCAACGTGGACGGCGGACAATGGATGAGCTGA
- a CDS encoding ABC transporter ATP-binding protein, with amino-acid sequence MGRITLEKVQKKFGDVEVIPPLDLEINDGEFVVFVGPSGCGKSTLLRLIAGLEDVTGGQINIDDEDATMVPPAKRKLAMVFQSYALYPHMTVRKNIAFPMRMAKMDPAEQNRRIENAAAALNLTDYLDRRPGQLSGGQRQRVAIGRAIVREPAAFLFDEPLSNLDAALRVGMRMEIGELHKKLDTTMIYVTHDQVEAMTMADKIVVLRAGHIEQVGSPLELYKAPRNTFVAGFIGSPKMNLIEGAAAAEYNAQTIGIRPEHLDVSKTEGKWQGTVGVAEHLGSDTFIHIHGIEGCDPMTVRAGGDVDVRHGDTIYLTPQAEHLHRFDAEGLRIA; translated from the coding sequence ATGGGACGTATCACACTTGAGAAAGTACAAAAGAAGTTCGGCGACGTTGAAGTCATTCCTCCGCTGGACCTTGAGATCAACGACGGTGAGTTCGTGGTCTTTGTCGGCCCCTCGGGTTGCGGCAAATCCACCCTGCTCCGCCTGATTGCAGGGCTGGAGGATGTGACCGGCGGGCAGATCAACATCGACGACGAAGACGCCACAATGGTGCCGCCTGCCAAGCGCAAGTTGGCGATGGTGTTCCAGTCTTACGCGCTCTACCCGCATATGACGGTACGCAAGAACATCGCCTTCCCCATGCGGATGGCGAAAATGGACCCAGCCGAGCAGAACAGGCGCATCGAGAATGCCGCGGCCGCGCTGAACCTGACCGACTACCTTGATCGTCGTCCGGGCCAGCTGTCCGGTGGTCAACGTCAGCGTGTTGCCATTGGCCGCGCGATTGTACGTGAACCGGCGGCGTTCTTGTTTGACGAGCCCTTGTCGAACCTCGACGCCGCCTTGCGGGTTGGGATGCGCATGGAAATCGGTGAGCTGCACAAAAAGCTCGACACAACAATGATTTACGTGACCCACGACCAGGTCGAAGCCATGACCATGGCCGACAAGATCGTGGTTCTACGGGCAGGCCATATCGAGCAGGTCGGATCGCCACTGGAACTGTACAAGGCGCCACGCAATACATTTGTTGCGGGCTTCATCGGGTCGCCAAAGATGAACCTGATCGAAGGTGCGGCTGCTGCAGAATATAACGCACAGACCATCGGCATCCGGCCAGAGCATCTCGACGTGTCGAAAACCGAAGGCAAATGGCAGGGCACGGTTGGTGTGGCCGAACACCTCGGCTCGGACACGTTCATCCACATTCACGGCATCGAAGGCTGTGATCCGATGACGGTTCGTGCAGGTGGTGACGTCGACGTGCGCCATGGCGACACGATCTACCTGACACCGCAGGCCGAGCATCTGCACCGCTTCGACGCGGAAGGCCTGCGCATCGCATGA
- a CDS encoding carbohydrate ABC transporter permease, with product MARAVTTQRKALNTAIAWTIGILIFFPILWTVLTSFKTEAEAIANPPVFLFFDWTLENYGVVQERSNYMRFLWNSVIIAGGSTILGIIIAVPAAWSMAFVPSRRTKDILLWMLSTKMLPAVGVLYPIYLLCIELGVLDNRYALVVILMLINLPIIVWMLYTYFREIPGEILEAARMDGASLKDELLYVLTPMAVPGIASTLLLNFILAWNEAFWTLNLTSVDAAPLTAFIASYSSPEGLFFAKLSAASTMAIAPILILGWFSQKQLVRGLTFGAVK from the coding sequence ATGGCACGTGCTGTCACGACACAACGCAAGGCCCTGAACACGGCTATCGCCTGGACGATCGGGATCCTTATCTTCTTCCCGATCCTGTGGACCGTCCTGACCTCGTTCAAGACCGAGGCCGAGGCGATCGCCAACCCACCGGTCTTCCTGTTCTTCGACTGGACACTAGAGAACTACGGGGTCGTGCAAGAACGCTCGAACTACATGCGGTTCTTGTGGAACTCGGTCATCATCGCCGGTGGCTCCACCATTCTGGGCATTATCATCGCGGTGCCTGCCGCGTGGTCCATGGCCTTTGTGCCCTCGCGCCGGACCAAAGACATCCTTTTGTGGATGCTGTCGACGAAGATGCTGCCTGCGGTGGGTGTGCTTTACCCAATCTACCTGCTGTGCATCGAGTTGGGTGTTCTGGACAATCGCTATGCGCTGGTTGTGATCCTGATGCTGATCAACCTGCCGATCATTGTCTGGATGCTTTACACCTACTTCCGCGAAATTCCGGGGGAGATCCTGGAAGCTGCGCGCATGGATGGCGCGTCGCTGAAGGACGAGCTGCTTTACGTGCTGACGCCAATGGCTGTTCCCGGCATCGCGTCCACGCTTCTGCTGAACTTCATCCTGGCCTGGAACGAAGCGTTCTGGACCCTGAACCTGACCTCTGTGGATGCCGCACCGCTGACAGCCTTTATCGCCAGCTATTCCTCACCCGAGGGTCTGTTCTTCGCCAAACTATCGGCGGCCTCGACCATGGCCATTGCGCCAATCCTAATCCTTGGCTGGTTCAGCCAGAAACAACTTGTCCGAGGCCTGACCTTCGGCGCCGTTAAGTAA
- a CDS encoding carbohydrate ABC transporter permease — protein MATQSSRSAARIMMAPAVFLLLVWMLVPLSLTLILSFKRFLPLRGDRIGERGDGFGDFLLDYITGFPTLDWVGFQNFASFASSGAFTDAVVTTLVIVGGVLAVSVIFGILLAMLLDQPMWGQGVVRILVIAPFFVMPTVSALVWKNMFMDPTNGLFSHLWRAFGADPVVWLSDVPMTSLILIISWQWLPFATLILLTAFQSLDSEQLEAAEMDGAGPFARFFFIALPHLSRAITIVILIQTIFLLAVFAEIFVTTGGAFGTRTLTYLIYQRVLESQNIGLGSAGGVYAIILANIVAIFLMRIVGKNLDR, from the coding sequence ATGGCAACCCAGAGTTCCCGATCAGCGGCACGCATCATGATGGCCCCGGCAGTCTTCCTGCTCTTGGTCTGGATGCTGGTGCCCCTCTCGCTCACGTTGATCCTGTCGTTCAAGCGGTTCCTTCCCCTTCGTGGGGACCGGATCGGCGAACGCGGTGATGGCTTCGGTGATTTTCTACTGGACTACATCACCGGCTTCCCGACCCTCGACTGGGTTGGCTTTCAGAACTTCGCCTCATTCGCATCATCAGGCGCATTCACCGACGCGGTTGTAACGACGCTCGTGATTGTCGGTGGTGTCCTTGCGGTATCGGTCATCTTCGGCATCCTGCTGGCGATGCTCTTGGACCAGCCGATGTGGGGTCAGGGCGTTGTTCGTATCCTCGTCATTGCACCGTTCTTTGTAATGCCCACCGTTTCGGCGCTGGTCTGGAAGAACATGTTCATGGATCCCACCAACGGATTGTTCTCGCATCTGTGGCGCGCATTCGGGGCCGACCCCGTGGTCTGGCTCAGCGACGTGCCGATGACATCGTTGATCCTGATTATCTCGTGGCAGTGGCTGCCCTTTGCGACGCTGATCCTTCTGACGGCCTTCCAATCGCTCGACAGCGAGCAGCTTGAGGCCGCCGAGATGGACGGCGCAGGCCCATTTGCCCGCTTCTTCTTTATCGCCCTTCCGCACCTGAGCCGCGCGATCACCATCGTGATCCTGATCCAGACGATCTTCCTGCTGGCTGTGTTTGCGGAAATCTTTGTCACCACCGGCGGCGCCTTCGGGACACGGACGCTCACCTACCTGATTTACCAACGGGTTCTGGAAAGCCAGAACATCGGTCTGGGGTCTGCAGGCGGTGTCTACGCCATCATCCTTGCCAACATCGTTGCCATCTTCCTGATGCGCATCGTCGGCAAGAACCTGGACCGCTGA